Proteins encoded in a region of the Diabrotica virgifera virgifera chromosome 4, PGI_DIABVI_V3a genome:
- the LOC126883679 gene encoding hatching enzyme-like, translating into MVLVHEIGHALGIAHSATPNAIMYSVYADKIRVLHDDDINAVQYLYGGNSKYAPIPQFTTMQIPINISTTTRLAPSRQSIHPHHTTLSTTTTTRLAPSRQSIHPHYTPITTTNATPTRHTTRKQLILKNLCDIIPDFMFLATAPEFSNYRLYIAHDKFIWKLDLNDMIIPSQPELLIDYIPTQLRQYTLQHIFQTTSGDLVTIVSPNKYFSASFPSIQFIDKFSLNIPNKAHINAIFQSNAGRSYTFYNNMSYIEFSNDFLNESGRGKIKDLFPGIPEDISLAFRWTDGHIYFFRQSNYYKFNEFTRKVVAGGQFSWNLFGVPCPNENILYQLKTLLSKLTSIYS; encoded by the coding sequence ATGGTATTAGTTCATGAAATCGGACATGCCCTCGGGATAGCTCATAGTGCTACTCCAAATGCTATCATGTATAGTGTCTATGCAGATAAAATTCGTGTTTTACATGATGATGATATAAATGCTGTGCAATATTTATATGGGGGTAATAGTAAATACGCTCCAATCCCACAGTTCACAACCATGCAAATACCAATAAATATCTCAACAACCACAAGACTAGCACCTTCTAGGCAGTCAATCCACCCACACCATACAACGCTTTCTACAACTACAACAACAAGACTAGCACCTTCTAGGCAGTCAATCCACCCACACTATACACCAATAACTACAACGAATGCAACACCGACAAGACATACAACTCGTAAGCAGCTGATCCTCAaaaatttgtgtgatattattccagattttatGTTTCTAGCCACTGCTCCAGAGTTCTCAAATTATCGATTATATATTGCTCATGACAAATTTATATGGAAACTAGACTTGAATGACATGATTATTCCATCTCAACCAGAACTCCTTATCGATTATATACCTACACAATTACGTCAGTACACTTTACAACACATTTTTCAAACAACAAGCGGTGATTTGGTTACAATTGTGTCTCCAAACAAATATTTCTCAGCATCATTCCCTAGTATTCAATTTATTGATAAGTTTTCACTTAATATACCCAATAAAGCACACATCAATGCTATTTTTCAATCAAATGCTGGGCGATCCtatactttttataataatatgtcATATATAGAATTTTCTAATGATTTTCTGAATGAGAGTGGTAGAGGAAAAATAAAAGACCTCTTTCCTGGTATACCTGAAGATATTTCTCTCGCATTCCGATGGACTGATGGTCATATTTACTTTTTCCGTCAAAgtaattactataaatttaatgaatttacaCGAAAAGTGGTCGCGGGTGGACAATTTAGTTGGAATCTATTTGGAGTGCCTTGTCCAAACGAAAATATCTTATATCAATTAAAGACGCTGCTATCTAAACTTACATCCATATATAGTTAA
- the LOC126883678 gene encoding uncharacterized protein LOC126883678, with protein MKRNIVYLDETWYDTHDTVKKSWTNNNKKCFNSVPPNKGKRIIILHCGEENGWIDDALLLSAKQIKDASLDYHDDMESSIFESWFERSLLPKLPPHSVIVMDNASYHSRLMKRIPNNSWNKLQIQEFLFTENLYFEASYTKQQLLEVVHSRQYEKEYVVDNCARSNGHTVLRLPPYYCTLNPIELIWAQLKGNIRRRNVAPKFSSTVLQLIRREVTKITETNWKNVIKHVIGVENDYLKYLPTLIKKITINLDDTSDTSDNSDSE; from the coding sequence atgaaaagaaatattgtttatttagATGAGACCTGGTACGATACTCATGACACAGTGAAAAAAAGTTGgacaaataataacaaaaagtgtttCAACTCAGTACCACCCAATAAAGGAAAGAGGATTATAATTTTACACTGCGGTGAGGAAAATGGATGGATCGACGATGCATTATTATTATCTGCAAAACAAATTAAAGACGCGTCTCTAGATTATCATGACGATATGGAAAGTTCAATTTTTGAATCATGGTTTGAAAGATCTCTTCTTCCGAAATTACCCCCACATAGTGTGATTGTCATGGATAACGCATCATATCATTCAAGGTTAATGAAAAGAATTCCAAATAATAGTTGGAATAAATTACAAATTCAGGAATTTTTATTTACGGAAAATTTGTATTTTGAGGCATCATATACCAAACAGCAATTGTTGGAGGTTGTTCATAGCAGACAGTACGAAAAGGAATATGTTGTAGACAACTGTGCTCGTAGTAATGGGCATACTGTGCTTAGACTTCCTCCTTATTATTGTACATTGAACCCAATAGAGTTAATATGGGCTCAACTTAAAGGAAACATAAGGAGAAGAAACGTGGCTCCTAAATTTTCTTCTACTGTTCTCCAGTTAATTAGAAGAGAAGTCACAAAAATCACAGAAACCAACTGGAAAAATGTAATCAAACATGTGATCGGAGTGGAAAATGACTATCTTAAATATTTACCAACATTAATCAAAAAAATAACTATAAATTTAGATGATACGAGTGATACAAGTGATAACAGTGACTCTGAGTAG
- the LOC126883183 gene encoding uncharacterized protein LOC126883183 → MKYRSDLLIEEYSATSEWWRLTFSYSAFVAVYFRSRSRASTGLSACMLKTLFRKDIDRTSLSSVRLRDCAVPIAYVTQNQLREVVYKKPGRKWNMWLRKAKERFTKQM, encoded by the exons atgaagtatagatcagatttgttaatagaggagtacagTGCGACAAGCGAGTGGTGGCGGCTGACCTTCTCGTATTCTGCATTTGTCGCTGTGTATTTTCGCTCAAGGTCACGTGCCAGCACTGGTTTGTCGGCTTGTATGTTaaaaacactttttagaaaagatattgacagaacttcactttcatctgttcgtttgagagactgtgctgttccaatagcttatgtcacacag aatcagctgagagaagtggtctacaaaaaaccaggaaggaaatggaatatgtggctacgaaaagcaaaagaaaggtttacaaagcaaatgtga